Proteins encoded within one genomic window of Glycine soja cultivar W05 chromosome 1, ASM419377v2, whole genome shotgun sequence:
- the LOC114405921 gene encoding uncharacterized protein LOC114405921, with translation MPLYSKFLKDMLTKKGKYIHNDNIVVEGNCSAVIQRILPPKYKDLGSVTIPCSIGAVSVGKAFINLGASINLMSLSMCRRIGELEIMPTRMTLLLADHSITRPYGVVEDVLVKVRQFTFPTDFVIMDIEEDAEIPLILGRPFMLTANCVVDMGKGNLEMGIDDWKITFDLFDAEKHSLDWNICCKMDEVENEMVLMAKAKLAPDP, from the coding sequence atgccactctactctaagTTTCTGAAAGATATGCTGACCAAGAAGGGCAAATATATCCACAACGATAAtattgtggtggaaggaaactgCAGTGCTGTGATTCAAAGAATCCTTCcacctaaatacaaggatctaGGGAGTGTCACAATCCCTTGCTCTATTGGTGCAGTGTCAGTTGGAAAAGCTTTCATTAATTTGGGAGCTAGCATTAATTTGATGTcgctctccatgtgcagaagaatTGGAGAGCTGGAAATTATGCCAACAAGAATGACATTGTTGTTGGCAGATCATTCCATTACAAGACCTTATGGCGTggttgaagatgttttggtcaaGGTGCGACAGTTCACTTTCCCTACAGACTTTGTGATCATGGACATTGAAGAGGATGCTGAAATCCCTCTGATTTTGGGTCGTCCCTTCATGCTAACTGCCAATTGTGTGGTGGATATGGGGAAAGGTAATCTAGAAATGGGAATAGATGATTGGAAGATCACATTTGATTTGTTTGATGCAGAGAAACACTCACTTGACTGGAATATTTGTTGCAAGATGGATGAAGTAGAGAATGAGATGGTTCTGATGGCCAAAGCCAAGCTTGCTCCAGACCCTTGA